A genome region from Scleropages formosus chromosome 6, fSclFor1.1, whole genome shotgun sequence includes the following:
- the LOC108927201 gene encoding endothelial differentiation-related factor 1 homolog → MAESDWDTVTVLRKKGPTAAQAKSKQAIIAAQRRGESIETTKKWSAGQNKQHLVTKNTAKLDRETEELHHERVSLEVGKVIQQGRQNKGMTQKDLATKINEKPQVIADYESGKAIPNNQVMGKIERAIGLKLRGKDIGQPLEAKPKKK, encoded by the exons ATGGCGGAGAGCGACTGGGACACGGTCACCGTGCTGAGGAAGAAGGGTCCGACGGCCGCGCAGGCCAAGTCCAAACAG GCTATCATAGCAGCACAGAGGCGGGGAGAAAGTATTGAAACCACAAAGAAAT GGTCGGCAGGACAGAACAAGCAGCACCTGGTGACAAAGAACACGGCCAAGCTGGACCGCGAGACAGAGGAGCTGCACCACGAAAGAGTCTCACTAGAGGTGGGCAAGGTCATCCAGCAGGGCCGCCAGAACAAGGGAATGACGCAGAAGGACCTGGCCACT AAAATCAACGAGAAGCCCCAAGTTATTGCCGACTATGAAAGCGGGAAGGCCATTCCCAACAACCAGGTCATGGGCAAGATTGAGAGGGCCATCG GATTGAAGCTGCGTGGAAAGGATATAGGACAACCCCTCGAAGCAAAACCCAAGAAAAAATGA